The Bacteroidales bacterium nucleotide sequence ATAATTTTGCAAAGGTCTCATTGCAATAATTTTTCCCAAATATTTTCTAGCTTTTCAACAACATTTGCCTATATCAAAAAAAATTATAGCTCTTTTACTTTCAAAAAATTTTAAAAATATTGCAGGAATTATTAAAGCAAAAAAATCTGATAAGAGCATCAGTTTGTATTTTTACCCTAAAAACAACCGGTATTTAAATATTTTAACTGACTATCAAGCTTTTTTTAATAGCATTAACCATGCGGCCAATTTTGGTATTATCATTTTCAATGATAAGGGTTATGTTGTTCATGTAAATAAAACTACATGTCAATTGTATGGCTATTCGTTTCACGAAATTATTGGTATGCATGGTACTACATTTATTCACCCCCAAATACACAGCGATTTTTACCGCTTTATTAACGATGTTAAAGCTGATGAGGTTTTTCAAGTTAAATCTATCGAAATAAGAAAAGATGGTAGCACATTTTATAGTTTGGTCGAAGGTAAAGCAATTCAAACAAAATATGGTAAATTTTTAACTGCTATTGTTTTTGATATTACAAAACAAACAGAAAAAGAGGAGGAATTAAATTTTCAGAAAACACTTTTCAAAAAAGTGTTTGAGCTTTCGCCCATTGGTTATTTTATTTACGACGAAAACTTAATAATTACCGATACCAACGAAGCTTTTTTAAAACAATTAGACATACAGCGAGAGACTTTTATTGGCATGGATATCCGCTCAATTAAAGATAAAAAGCCTTTTGCAATGCTCTCATCTATTTTTCAACTAAAACATGCTACATACGAAGGCTATTATACTTCTACTCTTTCGGGAAAAACTATTTATACAAAAGCTCAAAGTATTCCCTTTAAATTTAAAAACAAAACTTTTGCAATTGGTGTTTCGCTCGACTTAACAAAAGAAAAAAATATTGAAAAAGAGTTAACCGAAAAAAAACAATTCTATGAATCGTTATTTAATACAGCATTGACGGGCATTATTGTAACCGATACTGACGAAAATTTAATATTGGTGAATCCTGCGTTTGCCCATATATTGGGTTATACAGTAGATGAGATGATAAACACAAAATTATCAAACTATACTACGCCCCGACAAATGGTTATGTTCCAAAAGCAAACCGAAATTCGTAAAAAAGGCAAATCGAGTGTTTACGAAGCAATGCTCATTCATCGGAATGGAAGTATGGTGCACGTATTAATTAATGCATCTCCACTAAAAGATTCAGAAAATAAAGTTATCGGGACATTGGGAATCATAGTAGATATGACTTATCAAAACTTTTTGCTAAAACAAATTTCTGAATTAACACTAAAAAATGAAACTGTAATAAAAGAAAAACAAGCCCAACTGCAAGCTATTATTAATCATTTAAAAATGTCGGTTCCTTTATTACCTGAGGTAACTCATCTCCTTTTTAATCAGAATCTTAATGTAGAACAACAAAATGAACTAAAAAAGAGTTTAGACCGATATTTATTTATCTTGCAAAATACTTTTAAGCAAATAGAAATTTTACATCAGTGTGAGAAGTCAAATTTTAAAATACGCAATAAGCCCATTACATTTGAGCAATTTAACCAGCAAGTGAGTGAATGGTTGAAGCAAAAAGCTCAAACGATTTATACACCTTTTAGTTTTGATTTTCATCCGATTACGATAAAAGATACCATACTTTTTGATACCGATTCGTTGCTTAAGGCACTCGATTTTACCATCAATAATATTGTAATAAAGCATGCTGCAAATTATTTATTATTCGAAGCAAAAATTTCGCAATTCCATTTATTATTAACTATTCAAGCTCTGAAAAAAAACAACGATGAATTAATTAAATTCGCTTATTTTAACGATAAAACACTTTGTTATCAAGTGGTTTTAAAATTGCTAAGCTTTATGGGCGGTACGTTAAACGTTGATGACCAAAAAATTGAACTGCTTTTGCCATTTAAGTCTTATTCCGAAGAACAAAAAAATAAAATATCTCAAACGTCGCTACAAAATAATACCTATACAACCAAAATATGGTCGTCTTTTAACTTAATGATTATTACAAGCGATCTTTATCTAATGCAACTAATTGAAAGTTTATTGATACCGACAGAAATTCATATTTTAAAAGCTCCTACTGATTCAAAGTTCATCTCTTTTTTAATGCAAAATGTCATTGCAGATATTGTACTTATTGATGATGAACTATTTGAAAATCCTTTGATTGATTATAGAAGTATAATCCAACGTTTTTTGCCCAATGTTCCTATTTTAGGTATTTTAAAAGGTAACCAAAAAGCAGATTTTTCGTATGAAGGAATAATTTTAAATTCAGAAAATTTTCAAAATGAATTATTTGCAATGCTATCAAAATATTTAGAATATGGAAAACCAAATCAATGATCTGATTTACGAAAATAAACGA carries:
- a CDS encoding PAS domain S-box protein, which gives rise to MPISKKIIALLLSKNFKNIAGIIKAKKSDKSISLYFYPKNNRYLNILTDYQAFFNSINHAANFGIIIFNDKGYVVHVNKTTCQLYGYSFHEIIGMHGTTFIHPQIHSDFYRFINDVKADEVFQVKSIEIRKDGSTFYSLVEGKAIQTKYGKFLTAIVFDITKQTEKEEELNFQKTLFKKVFELSPIGYFIYDENLIITDTNEAFLKQLDIQRETFIGMDIRSIKDKKPFAMLSSIFQLKHATYEGYYTSTLSGKTIYTKAQSIPFKFKNKTFAIGVSLDLTKEKNIEKELTEKKQFYESLFNTALTGIIVTDTDENLILVNPAFAHILGYTVDEMINTKLSNYTTPRQMVMFQKQTEIRKKGKSSVYEAMLIHRNGSMVHVLINASPLKDSENKVIGTLGIIVDMTYQNFLLKQISELTLKNETVIKEKQAQLQAIINHLKMSVPLLPEVTHLLFNQNLNVEQQNELKKSLDRYLFILQNTFKQIEILHQCEKSNFKIRNKPITFEQFNQQVSEWLKQKAQTIYTPFSFDFHPITIKDTILFDTDSLLKALDFTINNIVIKHAANYLLFEAKISQFHLLLTIQALKKNNDELIKFAYFNDKTLCYQVVLKLLSFMGGTLNVDDQKIELLLPFKSYSEEQKNKISQTSLQNNTYTTKIWSSFNLMIITSDLYLMQLIESLLIPTEIHILKAPTDSKFISFLMQNVIADIVLIDDELFENPLIDYRSIIQRFLPNVPILGILKGNQKADFSYEGIILNSENFQNELFAMLSKYLEYGKPNQ